One Chryseobacterium sp. StRB126 genomic region harbors:
- a CDS encoding T9SS C-terminal target domain-containing protein — protein sequence MIRYLPLCLFFLFISNFYLSQNQQPRQVIKKQASAQAKKAGAFIDVNAPGYPESNFTIEKLVKDVLISSGTNTCITPNVTNVKITPNHAVGEADRAWGYFHKATTNFPFKDGIVLSTGYARKAGNGFESSNSDTNGGGTDSDLAQVIGVAADDLNDAVLLEFDFVPTTSQIKFNYLIASEEYTGTFPCKYADAFIILLKPTSGGPYTNMAVLPGGAGPVSITNIHPAIGTTCGAVNEQYFGGYNNPSVVTNFNGRTVPLTAIADVVAGQEYHFKMVIADYLDHSFDSAVFLEGGSFNIGVDLLGPGGTKLPSDINVCDNVPQVLTASVNDPNLLYQWYYNGTLIPNATTNVVTATQPGTYTIEVSVPGNPCPGKASIEIHGGTTPVAHDATLLLCSTPDITTFDLSTIKPTISPTPGAVFKFYENQADALAENNNYIQNILNYNGTDGQILYVVVSNGGFCRKIVELKLFKEETPVAKLKTSAIQICPGESVTLTAEGGDTYLWDNFSGTGNIQTVTLHQTTVFTVYAIGAKGCKSLNPATIRIEVVPEIKSPLKDVEICDGDLVTLDAGAGKNYKYKWSTGATTQKIDVEKWGIYTVEIDNGYCKKIFSAQVMGAAIPYVIGIDYQTSKKTLTVSAVNPPMNNMPSSLEYSIDNGITWQESNVFTGLLDNTNYTILVRRVGTHCIGTFDFFTLQISNFITPNNDGINDVLDLKSLGQFKNFTGSIYDRYGVEMFRFTKDTPVWDGTLAGKRLPSATYWYKFTYDYPKSKTQMNWSGWIMLKNRE from the coding sequence ATGATAAGATACCTACCGCTTTGTTTGTTTTTTTTATTTATCTCAAATTTTTATTTATCTCAAAACCAACAACCCAGACAAGTCATAAAAAAACAAGCGTCTGCCCAGGCTAAAAAGGCAGGAGCTTTTATTGATGTGAATGCTCCGGGATATCCGGAATCCAATTTTACGATAGAAAAATTGGTAAAAGACGTATTGATTTCATCAGGAACCAATACTTGTATTACTCCGAATGTAACCAATGTGAAAATTACCCCTAATCATGCTGTAGGAGAAGCTGATAGAGCCTGGGGATATTTCCATAAGGCAACAACTAATTTTCCTTTTAAAGACGGGATTGTGCTTTCTACAGGCTATGCAAGAAAGGCAGGTAATGGCTTTGAATCCAGTAATAGTGATACCAATGGAGGTGGTACAGATAGTGATCTGGCACAGGTTATTGGAGTAGCTGCAGATGATTTAAATGACGCAGTACTTTTGGAATTCGATTTTGTTCCTACAACTTCTCAAATTAAATTTAATTATTTAATTGCATCTGAAGAATATACAGGAACATTTCCCTGTAAATATGCGGATGCATTTATTATATTATTGAAACCTACATCTGGAGGCCCTTATACGAATATGGCTGTATTACCGGGAGGAGCTGGACCAGTAAGTATTACCAATATTCACCCGGCAATCGGAACTACTTGCGGGGCTGTTAATGAACAGTATTTTGGAGGATATAATAACCCTAGTGTTGTTACCAATTTTAACGGAAGAACAGTTCCTCTTACGGCCATTGCTGATGTAGTAGCAGGTCAGGAATATCATTTTAAAATGGTTATTGCAGATTATCTTGACCATAGTTTCGATTCTGCAGTATTTTTGGAAGGAGGTTCCTTTAATATAGGGGTAGACCTTCTAGGCCCTGGTGGAACAAAATTACCAAGTGACATTAATGTTTGTGATAACGTACCTCAGGTGCTTACCGCTTCTGTAAATGATCCAAACTTATTATACCAATGGTATTATAACGGAACTTTGATTCCTAACGCTACAACCAATGTTGTTACTGCTACACAGCCCGGAACCTATACTATTGAAGTAAGTGTTCCCGGAAACCCTTGTCCGGGTAAAGCTTCCATTGAAATTCATGGAGGAACAACACCTGTTGCACATGATGCCACATTATTGCTTTGTAGTACACCGGATATTACAACATTTGATCTAAGTACCATTAAACCCACTATCAGCCCAACGCCGGGAGCTGTATTTAAATTTTATGAAAATCAGGCTGATGCTTTGGCTGAAAATAACAATTATATCCAAAATATTCTGAACTATAATGGTACTGATGGCCAGATATTATATGTAGTTGTTTCAAATGGAGGTTTCTGTAGAAAAATAGTTGAATTGAAATTATTTAAAGAAGAAACTCCTGTTGCCAAATTGAAAACATCAGCTATACAAATATGTCCGGGAGAAAGTGTAACGCTTACGGCTGAAGGAGGAGATACCTATCTTTGGGATAATTTCTCTGGAACAGGTAATATACAGACGGTTACACTACATCAGACTACTGTATTTACTGTATATGCAATAGGCGCAAAAGGATGTAAATCTCTTAATCCTGCAACCATAAGAATTGAAGTGGTTCCTGAAATTAAAAGCCCTTTAAAAGACGTTGAAATATGTGATGGAGACCTTGTAACCCTGGATGCAGGTGCAGGAAAAAATTATAAATACAAATGGAGTACAGGAGCTACTACACAAAAGATAGATGTAGAGAAATGGGGAATTTATACCGTTGAGATTGATAACGGATACTGTAAAAAAATCTTCTCTGCTCAGGTAATGGGAGCTGCCATTCCTTATGTCATCGGAATAGATTATCAGACATCTAAAAAGACACTGACGGTTTCTGCAGTAAACCCTCCAATGAATAATATGCCAAGCAGTCTTGAATATTCTATTGATAACGGAATTACATGGCAGGAATCTAATGTATTTACAGGACTTTTAGATAATACCAATTATACCATCCTGGTGAGAAGAGTAGGAACCCACTGTATAGGAACTTTTGACTTCTTTACGTTACAGATCAGCAATTTTATTACTCCTAATAATGATGGAATCAATGATGTGCTGGATCTGAAGTCTTTAGGACAGTTCAAAAACTTTACAGGTTCTATCTATGACAGATATGGAGTAGAGATGTTCAGATTTACAAAAGATACCCCAGTTTGGGACGGAACTCTAGCTGGCAAAAGATTACCTTCTGCAACCTATTGGTATAAATTTACCTATGATTATCCTAAATCTAAAACTCAGATGAATTGGTCCGGCTGGATCATGTTGAAAAACAGAGAATAA